One stretch of Thermanaerosceptrum fracticalcis DNA includes these proteins:
- a CDS encoding rod shape-determining protein — protein sequence MTKKPFTFNLRLYKDIGIDLGTANTLVFMKGKGIIIKEPSVVAVNAQTGELLAVGNEAKEMIGRTPTNIMAIRPLKDGVIADFNITRLMLKYFITKALKGMGMVKPRVLVGIPLGITQVEKRAVLEAAQQAGAKEAYLIEEPVAAAIGAGLPVEEPRGSMVVDIGGGTTEVAIISLGGVVVGKSLRVGGDEMNQAIIRYMRRAYNLDVGDRTAEKTKMEIGYATDPPLSEVYLVKGRNLATGLPNGIEVSAREISDALAEPINAIIEAIRNTLEKTPPELAADIMELGMTLTGGGALLKNIDRIIAHATNMPVHIADDPLACVAKGTGRALEEITLLRRLAVS from the coding sequence ATGACAAAGAAACCCTTCACATTTAATCTGCGCCTGTATAAAGACATTGGCATTGATTTAGGTACTGCCAATACCCTGGTTTTTATGAAAGGAAAAGGAATTATTATAAAAGAACCCTCTGTGGTAGCCGTAAATGCCCAGACGGGAGAATTACTGGCAGTGGGCAATGAGGCCAAAGAGATGATTGGCAGGACACCAACCAATATCATGGCCATTCGTCCCCTCAAAGATGGTGTTATTGCCGATTTTAACATTACCAGGCTGATGCTCAAATATTTCATAACAAAAGCCCTTAAAGGCATGGGAATGGTAAAACCCAGAGTTCTCGTAGGTATTCCTCTCGGCATTACCCAGGTGGAGAAAAGAGCAGTATTGGAAGCAGCCCAGCAGGCAGGAGCCAAAGAAGCCTATCTCATAGAGGAACCAGTGGCTGCCGCCATAGGCGCGGGTTTGCCGGTAGAAGAACCCCGGGGAAGCATGGTCGTAGATATTGGTGGTGGTACTACGGAAGTAGCCATCATCTCGCTGGGGGGGGTAGTCGTTGGCAAGTCCCTACGGGTGGGGGGTGATGAAATGAATCAAGCTATCATCCGTTATATGCGCAGGGCTTACAATTTGGATGTGGGTGACCGCACGGCCGAAAAAACAAAGATGGAAATAGGTTATGCCACTGATCCCCCCCTTTCCGAAGTCTATCTCGTAAAAGGAAGAAATTTGGCCACCGGTCTTCCCAACGGCATAGAGGTATCAGCCCGGGAAATTTCCGATGCCCTGGCCGAACCCATTAATGCCATTATTGAAGCTATCCGCAATACCCTGGAGAAAACTCCCCCGGAACTGGCAGCAGACATTATGGAATTGGGAATGACGTTAACCGGAGGCGGAGCCCTTTTGAAAAATATTGACAGGATAATTGCCCACGCCACCAATATGCCCGTTCATATTGCCGATGACCCCTTAGCCTGTGTAGCCAAGGGTACGGGAAGGGCACTGGAGGAAATCACACTCCTCCGCCGGCTGGCGGTAAGTTAA
- the hisC gene encoding histidinol-phosphate transaminase, which translates to MRKSITHLTPYNPGKSLEQLEQEIGKKIIKLSANESLWGPSPRVQKVLQDALNLLHLYPDGMAFQLKEALAALWDLKISNFILGNGADELILMTALAFLNPGDEVIIPTPTFSEYETAVTIAGAKPLLINQPALRFDLTELANFVSEKTKLVFLCNPNNPTGTSFTHEELKTFLESIPKDILIILDEAYCHYAADPHFPSSRDLIKAFPNLMVLRTFSKVFALASLRVGYAVGREENIKIMEKVRQPFNVNTLGQCAALAALQDETYTAQVITETIKERTWLTGELTTLGLNVLPSQANFILVEWKKDASLAVQKLLHEGILVRNTASFGLPDWLRITIGPHPQMEALVLALSRVLS; encoded by the coding sequence ATGCGTAAAAGCATTACCCATCTTACCCCTTACAATCCCGGCAAATCCCTGGAACAACTGGAACAAGAAATAGGGAAAAAGATAATTAAACTCTCGGCCAATGAAAGCCTGTGGGGACCCTCTCCGCGAGTTCAAAAAGTATTACAAGATGCCTTGAATTTGCTGCACTTATATCCCGACGGTATGGCGTTCCAATTGAAAGAAGCATTAGCTGCCCTCTGGGACTTGAAGATTTCCAACTTTATTCTGGGAAACGGGGCAGATGAGTTAATATTAATGACTGCCCTCGCTTTCCTTAATCCCGGGGACGAGGTAATCATACCAACGCCCACTTTTAGCGAGTATGAGACTGCCGTGACGATTGCAGGTGCTAAACCTCTTTTAATTAACCAGCCTGCTTTGCGGTTTGACCTTACGGAGCTAGCCAATTTCGTTTCAGAGAAAACCAAGCTGGTTTTTCTCTGCAATCCCAACAATCCCACAGGAACGTCTTTTACCCATGAAGAATTAAAAACTTTTTTAGAGAGTATTCCCAAGGATATTCTTATTATCCTCGATGAAGCTTACTGCCATTATGCGGCTGACCCCCATTTTCCCAGTTCCCGGGACCTTATCAAAGCGTTTCCCAATTTAATGGTTTTACGAACCTTTTCTAAAGTATTCGCTTTAGCTTCACTAAGGGTTGGTTATGCCGTTGGCCGGGAAGAGAACATAAAGATTATGGAAAAAGTTCGTCAGCCTTTTAATGTCAATACCCTGGGCCAATGTGCGGCACTGGCTGCCCTTCAAGATGAAACCTACACCGCACAAGTAATTACAGAGACGATAAAAGAAAGGACCTGGCTCACTGGAGAGTTAACCACACTCGGTCTTAATGTCTTGCCCTCCCAGGCTAATTTCATTCTGGTGGAATGGAAAAAGGATGCCTCATTAGCTGTGCAAAAGCTTTTACATGAAGGCATCCTGGTCCGAAACACCGCATCTTTCGGTCTCCCCGACTGGCTTAGAATAACCATCGGGCCCCATCCCCAGATGGAAGCACTTGTTCTTGCCCTGTCCAGGGTCTTATCCTAA
- a CDS encoding polysaccharide deacetylase family protein, with the protein MLVFSRRRLAQVFLVLIIVITTLGIFHTSLKNTAEEVVSVLVPSVKLHPIYAVDMQDKKVAISFDATWGNTRTPQLLSILAKYNLKTTFFLTNIWLKQYPDLAKEIAVAGHEIGLHSANHPKLTDLNDEKIRQELLDNARLVTEITAQKPYLFRPPFGAYNNRVITIARELNMVPIQWSVDSLDWQNLTANQIIERVTKRIHPGAIVLFHNDGTNTPQALESIIQYLHNQGYSIVPISGLIYKDNYYIDVNGIQKIKK; encoded by the coding sequence GTGCTGGTCTTTTCGAGGCGTCGTCTTGCCCAGGTGTTTCTGGTTCTGATAATCGTCATTACCACTCTAGGGATTTTTCATACATCCCTCAAAAATACGGCTGAAGAGGTAGTCAGCGTCCTGGTTCCCAGTGTAAAACTGCATCCTATTTATGCTGTTGACATGCAAGACAAAAAAGTTGCCATATCTTTTGATGCTACCTGGGGAAACACACGCACTCCCCAACTATTGAGCATATTAGCAAAGTATAACTTAAAAACCACCTTCTTTTTAACTAACATCTGGCTCAAGCAGTATCCCGATTTAGCCAAGGAAATTGCAGTAGCAGGCCATGAAATCGGGCTGCACTCAGCCAATCACCCTAAACTTACTGATTTAAACGACGAAAAAATAAGACAAGAACTCTTAGACAATGCCAGGTTGGTAACTGAAATCACCGCTCAAAAACCCTATCTTTTTCGACCACCCTTCGGCGCTTATAACAACCGTGTTATCACCATTGCCCGCGAACTGAACATGGTGCCCATCCAGTGGAGCGTAGATTCCTTAGACTGGCAGAACCTGACGGCAAACCAGATCATCGAAAGGGTGACAAAAAGGATACACCCGGGAGCCATTGTGCTTTTTCACAATGACGGCACCAATACTCCCCAGGCCCTGGAGTCCATTATCCAGTATTTGCACAACCAGGGTTACAGTATTGTCCCCATCTCGGGACTGATTTACAAAGATAATTATTATATCGATGTCAATGGCATACAAAAGATTAAGAAGTGA
- the guaB gene encoding IMP dehydrogenase encodes MITEKFSMEGLTFDDVLLVPAKSEVLPRDVDVTTNLTAKIKLNIPIMSAGMDTVTDSRMARAMAREGGIGVIHKNMSIEDQALEVDKVKRSEHGIITDPVFLSKDHTIYEALEIMERYHISGVPITEGRKLIGILTNRDLRFETDYTRKIDEVMTKDNLITAPVDTTLEEAKEILRKHKIEKLPLVDEDYNLKGLITIKDIEKAIKYPNSAKDENSRLLVAAAVGVSYDTMARVKALVEAKVDVIVVDTAHGHSLGVLKTVEELRKIYPDLQIIAGNVATAEATRDLIQAGASAVKVGIGPGSICTTRVVAGIGVPQLTAIYDCAQEAQKYNIPIIADGGIKYSGDITKAIAAGADVVMIGSLLAGTEESPGEIEIYQGRSYKVYRGMGSLGAMREGSCDRYFQENIPKLVPEGVEGRVPYKGPAAETIFQLLGGLRAGMGYTGCKNIHELKTKARFIRQTAAGLKESHPHDIQITKEAPNYSL; translated from the coding sequence GTGATCACAGAAAAGTTTTCAATGGAAGGGTTAACTTTTGATGATGTTTTATTAGTCCCGGCAAAATCGGAAGTACTGCCAAGGGATGTTGATGTTACCACAAATCTGACTGCAAAAATCAAATTGAATATACCCATTATGAGTGCCGGAATGGACACGGTAACCGACTCCAGGATGGCCCGTGCCATGGCCCGGGAGGGTGGAATCGGCGTAATCCATAAAAATATGTCCATTGAGGATCAGGCCCTGGAAGTGGATAAAGTAAAGAGATCGGAACACGGAATTATCACAGACCCTGTTTTTTTGAGCAAAGACCACACCATTTACGAAGCCCTGGAAATCATGGAACGTTACCACATCTCAGGTGTTCCCATTACAGAGGGTCGTAAGCTTATTGGGATTTTAACCAACAGGGACCTGCGTTTTGAAACTGATTACACCCGCAAAATCGACGAAGTGATGACGAAAGACAACCTGATTACCGCGCCTGTGGACACTACCCTGGAAGAAGCCAAAGAAATACTGCGTAAACATAAGATTGAAAAGTTGCCCCTGGTGGATGAAGATTATAACTTGAAAGGCCTCATTACTATTAAAGATATTGAAAAGGCCATAAAATACCCTAATTCCGCCAAAGATGAAAACAGCCGCTTACTTGTGGCGGCGGCAGTAGGTGTTTCCTATGACACTATGGCTAGAGTTAAAGCCCTGGTTGAGGCCAAAGTCGATGTCATCGTAGTGGATACAGCCCATGGACATTCCCTAGGCGTTTTAAAAACTGTGGAGGAACTCCGAAAAATTTATCCCGACCTCCAGATCATTGCCGGTAATGTGGCTACGGCTGAGGCTACGCGGGATTTGATCCAGGCGGGGGCCAGTGCCGTCAAAGTGGGGATCGGCCCGGGTTCCATCTGCACGACCAGAGTAGTGGCAGGGATTGGCGTTCCCCAGTTAACAGCCATTTATGATTGTGCGCAAGAAGCGCAAAAATATAATATCCCCATCATCGCCGACGGCGGCATAAAATACTCGGGTGATATTACGAAGGCCATCGCGGCAGGGGCAGATGTGGTGATGATTGGCAGTCTCTTAGCCGGTACGGAAGAAAGTCCCGGAGAAATTGAAATCTACCAAGGAAGAAGCTACAAAGTATATCGTGGCATGGGTTCCCTGGGGGCCATGCGGGAAGGTTCCTGTGACCGTTATTTCCAGGAAAACATTCCTAAGCTTGTACCTGAAGGGGTTGAGGGTCGCGTACCCTACAAAGGACCGGCAGCGGAAACAATTTTCCAGCTGCTTGGCGGTCTTCGCGCCGGTATGGGCTACACCGGCTGCAAAAACATACATGAATTAAAGACGAAAGCCCGTTTTATCAGGCAAACTGCTGCAGGTTTAAAAGAAAGTCATCCCCATGATATCCAGATTACTAAGGAAGCACCCAATTATTCATTGTAG
- a CDS encoding DUF1232 domain-containing protein, which yields MVKHRNKWHTIWNLPRLVSKSWALFKNPHISRERKLLVLLLGLGYLVWPLDLIPVIPLLGQIDDLGVIFFLLNWFVNKSEPEAIEAEYYFADEKEPKGK from the coding sequence ATGGTCAAGCATAGGAATAAATGGCACACCATCTGGAACCTGCCGCGTTTAGTGAGCAAAAGCTGGGCACTTTTTAAAAATCCCCATATTTCCAGGGAACGTAAACTGCTGGTGCTTTTACTGGGACTGGGTTATTTGGTCTGGCCCCTTGACCTGATCCCGGTTATTCCCCTCTTAGGGCAGATCGACGACCTGGGTGTGATTTTTTTCCTGCTCAACTGGTTTGTAAATAAATCGGAACCTGAGGCCATTGAGGCTGAATACTATTTTGCCGACGAAAAAGAGCCTAAAGGAAAATAA
- the cobC gene encoding alpha-ribazole phosphatase, with protein MPSRLIFVRHGLTIWNYEFRYQGHTDIELSEEGIAQAQALQKRLSTEKPSAIYSSDLRRAWQTAQIIAEAFGLPVNLLPELREINFGVWEGLTYRDLEKNYPELLKTWLETPDQLVIPGGETFAMVQERALKAVKDIAQQYPDDTVIMVTHGGTIAAILCGLQGEHLSSMWKYKHGNTAVTILRVDKNRTVVEILNDTSHLV; from the coding sequence ATGCCTAGCCGGCTGATTTTTGTCCGTCATGGACTTACCATCTGGAATTATGAATTCCGTTATCAGGGGCATACTGATATTGAACTGAGTGAGGAGGGCATAGCCCAGGCCCAAGCTCTGCAAAAGAGGTTAAGTACGGAAAAACCTTCCGCTATATACAGCAGCGACCTGCGCCGCGCCTGGCAAACGGCGCAAATCATCGCCGAAGCTTTCGGCCTGCCGGTGAATCTTCTCCCGGAACTCAGAGAAATCAATTTCGGTGTCTGGGAAGGACTCACTTATCGTGACCTGGAAAAAAACTATCCGGAGCTTCTGAAGACCTGGTTAGAAACTCCCGACCAACTGGTGATACCAGGGGGAGAAACCTTTGCCATGGTCCAGGAACGGGCTTTAAAGGCGGTAAAGGACATTGCTCAACAATATCCTGATGATACGGTAATCATGGTTACCCACGGGGGAACCATTGCCGCGATTTTATGTGGTCTTCAGGGCGAACATTTGAGCAGCATGTGGAAGTATAAGCATGGCAATACAGCGGTGACTATCCTGCGTGTCGACAAGAACCGGACAGTGGTAGAGATTTTAAACGATACCTCTCACTTGGTATGA
- the cobD gene encoding threonine-phosphate decarboxylase CobD encodes MGTINRQHGGNLFKASQEYQRSQFLDFSANINPLGPPTSVLKAVEKNLAPLIANYPDPDCVQLKTVLAHYLEVRKEHILVGNGASELIFLLLKDLLPKKVFIPVPTFSEYSNAALASKAKIVQVPLKGEDFSILNDDFLAEAGKGDLVIICNPNNPTGQLFSKSALAKILTKAHERGFYVLLDESFMDFVENKPEFSFVEELDKHPQLFILYSLTKFFALPGLRIGVLLGEPQKIAELEGVKDPWNVNALAQIAGTVALQDREYMDKTFHYIQKAKKILYNDLQKIPGLKPFYPRANYIFCKLTNGSTSTELVQYLGKRGILVRNCNTYPLLGESYIRIAVKSLEHNEELIRNLMTWSQEMGGKHA; translated from the coding sequence ATGGGTACAATCAATCGTCAGCACGGCGGTAATCTTTTTAAAGCGTCCCAGGAGTACCAGAGAAGCCAATTTCTTGACTTTAGTGCCAACATCAATCCCCTGGGACCCCCAACTTCTGTCTTAAAAGCTGTAGAAAAGAATCTGGCGCCTTTAATCGCTAATTATCCAGACCCTGACTGTGTCCAGCTAAAAACCGTCCTTGCTCATTACCTGGAAGTACGTAAAGAACATATTCTCGTGGGCAACGGCGCTTCCGAGCTGATTTTTCTTTTGCTGAAAGATTTGCTGCCTAAAAAAGTATTTATTCCTGTACCTACTTTTTCCGAATATAGCAACGCTGCCCTGGCCTCTAAAGCGAAGATCGTCCAGGTCCCCTTAAAGGGGGAGGATTTTTCCATACTAAATGATGATTTTCTGGCTGAAGCAGGAAAAGGGGACCTGGTGATTATCTGTAACCCCAATAATCCTACCGGACAGCTTTTCAGTAAAAGTGCCCTTGCCAAAATTCTTACCAAAGCGCATGAACGGGGATTTTATGTGTTACTTGATGAGTCCTTCATGGATTTTGTAGAGAACAAACCGGAGTTCTCTTTTGTAGAAGAGTTGGACAAACACCCGCAGCTTTTCATCCTGTATTCCCTGACTAAATTTTTTGCTCTCCCTGGTTTAAGAATAGGTGTTTTGCTTGGTGAGCCCCAAAAAATCGCAGAGCTGGAAGGAGTCAAAGATCCCTGGAACGTTAATGCTCTGGCCCAAATAGCGGGAACCGTAGCTTTACAGGACCGGGAGTATATGGATAAGACTTTTCACTATATCCAAAAAGCAAAAAAAATTTTATATAACGATCTGCAGAAAATACCGGGCCTCAAGCCTTTTTATCCCCGGGCTAATTACATTTTTTGCAAATTAACCAATGGCAGTACTTCTACGGAACTGGTACAATATTTGGGAAAAAGAGGAATACTGGTTCGCAACTGTAATACATACCCCTTGCTGGGCGAATCCTATATCAGGATTGCCGTAAAATCTCTGGAACATAATGAGGAGTTGATCAGAAATCTAATGACTTGGTCTCAGGAAATGGGAGGGAAACATGCCTAG
- the cobS gene encoding adenosylcobinamide-GDP ribazoletransferase codes for MNDFLIALQFLTRITIKKDLIITEDNFGKSSFYFPLVGFFLGCILALIGYVASRLFQPFTTVIFLIAAEVILTGGLHLDGYMDTCDGIFSGRQRERMLEIMKDSRVGANSVIGLFILILLKIGLLLELMTTLNIIPILFIMPLMGRWAMVYIIAFFPYARKAGLGSYFSQSISKRQFIHITLYSVFIALVMLPVKLYLVLVLTAFFVHLIAHKINKILLGHTGDTYGAVNEMTETLYLLGCVVISKL; via the coding sequence ATGAATGATTTTCTAATCGCTCTGCAGTTTCTCACCAGGATAACCATAAAAAAAGATCTGATCATCACCGAGGACAATTTTGGCAAATCTTCTTTTTATTTTCCCTTAGTCGGCTTCTTTTTAGGCTGTATCTTAGCCCTTATCGGTTATGTCGCCTCCAGACTATTCCAACCCTTTACCACAGTTATTTTTTTAATTGCCGCCGAGGTTATCCTCACGGGAGGACTGCATCTTGACGGCTATATGGATACCTGTGACGGCATTTTTTCCGGGAGACAGCGGGAACGCATGCTGGAAATCATGAAAGATAGCCGGGTAGGAGCTAATAGTGTCATCGGACTGTTCATTTTAATATTATTAAAAATAGGGTTACTGTTAGAGTTAATGACAACCCTTAACATCATCCCCATACTTTTCATCATGCCCCTGATGGGAAGATGGGCCATGGTTTATATCATTGCCTTTTTCCCCTATGCCCGTAAGGCTGGCCTCGGTTCTTATTTTTCGCAAAGCATATCTAAAAGGCAGTTTATACACATCACTTTATACAGCGTTTTCATCGCTTTAGTTATGCTGCCTGTTAAACTTTACCTGGTTCTGGTCCTGACAGCTTTTTTTGTCCATCTCATTGCTCATAAAATAAATAAGATACTGCTGGGGCACACGGGAGATACTTACGGCGCTGTCAATGAAATGACAGAAACCCTTTATTTACTGGGCTGTGTTGTGATCAGCAAATTATAG
- a CDS encoding cob(I)yrinic acid a,c-diamide adenosyltransferase has translation MKIPNLIIYTGPGKGKTTAALGLALKYAVRGKKVKIIQYLKGSTYSGELYSSRLYYPHLEIYQFGYGCPWSSMIKSGFLKCRSCGECFRRNRDPKEGYAQTAWTFTKEIITNSHTQLLVLDEFNHAVRYGFIPQEEIRETFTHIPSPLTVICTGRNAPRDLVDLAGKVMVFEAVKHPYQAGISSRRGIEY, from the coding sequence ATGAAAATTCCCAATCTTATCATTTACACTGGTCCAGGTAAGGGTAAAACAACAGCAGCCCTGGGTTTGGCTTTAAAATACGCAGTCCGGGGTAAAAAAGTGAAAATCATTCAATATTTAAAGGGCAGCACTTACAGTGGAGAACTGTACTCATCCCGCTTATACTATCCCCATTTGGAAATCTACCAGTTTGGTTATGGCTGCCCCTGGAGCAGTATGATTAAAAGCGGTTTTTTAAAGTGTCGTTCCTGCGGCGAGTGCTTCCGGCGAAACAGGGATCCTAAAGAAGGCTACGCCCAGACGGCTTGGACTTTTACCAAAGAGATCATTACAAATTCTCACACACAACTCCTGGTACTGGATGAATTTAATCATGCTGTACGTTATGGTTTCATCCCCCAAGAGGAGATCAGAGAAACCTTTACGCATATACCTTCTCCTTTAACGGTAATTTGTACAGGAAGGAATGCCCCCCGGGATTTAGTGGATCTTGCCGGTAAGGTAATGGTTTTCGAAGCGGTAAAACACCCCTACCAGGCCGGAATCTCCAGCAGGAGAGGGATTGAATATTAA
- a CDS encoding cobyrinate a,c-diamide synthase, which produces MRLPRLVIGGTQSGVGKTTITTGILGTLTKHGLRVQAYKVGPDYIDPGYHTLVTGIPSRNLDGWMVDDISILQLFKKASSQAQFSLVEGVMGLYDGVKGEKHLASTAAIAKLLQAPVILIVDAHGAATSVAAMVLGFKVFDPEVNIAGVFLNRVGSVRHLDMIQNALDTYCPLPVIGFLEKDVALKMPERHLGLVPAGEDSTVKEVLAQITDRIARNLDLETLLKIAHGAPPLPHVPEITVGEAISGHNLQVAVAYDDAFNFYYQDNFDLLESYGIKILKFSPLQDKALPPNIHGIILGGGYPEVFLTRLSANQAMLQELRNACIRGVPIYAECGGYMYLTEGVIDFSGAFYPLAGIIPGKSQMNQRLSMLGYAEGTLMTDCLLGERGTKLKGHEFHYSTMLEIDDKARPLYITYTRKKEPVYAGYAAGNVFASYLHLHFAGNRRALHHLIKAWRLFQEKGAGVEQT; this is translated from the coding sequence ATGAGATTACCGCGTCTCGTTATAGGTGGTACCCAAAGCGGAGTAGGCAAGACTACCATTACCACCGGCATTTTAGGAACACTTACTAAACATGGACTGCGTGTGCAAGCCTATAAAGTAGGCCCCGATTATATTGACCCTGGTTACCATACCCTGGTTACCGGCATTCCTTCACGGAATCTGGACGGCTGGATGGTAGATGACATCTCCATCCTGCAATTATTTAAAAAAGCCTCCAGCCAGGCTCAGTTCAGCCTGGTAGAAGGGGTCATGGGCCTTTATGACGGAGTAAAAGGGGAAAAACACCTGGCCAGCACTGCGGCCATAGCTAAACTCCTGCAGGCCCCGGTAATCTTAATTGTGGACGCCCATGGTGCTGCTACCAGTGTGGCTGCCATGGTCTTAGGGTTTAAAGTCTTTGACCCGGAGGTAAACATAGCCGGCGTTTTCTTGAACAGGGTTGGTTCGGTCAGACACCTGGATATGATTCAGAATGCCTTAGACACGTACTGTCCTCTTCCTGTCATCGGTTTTTTGGAAAAGGATGTGGCCTTGAAAATGCCGGAAAGACACCTGGGCCTTGTACCTGCCGGGGAAGACAGTACGGTAAAAGAGGTTTTAGCCCAGATAACCGACAGGATAGCCCGTAATCTCGATTTGGAAACCCTGCTAAAAATTGCCCATGGGGCACCACCCCTGCCCCATGTACCGGAAATTACGGTGGGCGAAGCTATTTCCGGCCATAATCTGCAGGTTGCCGTAGCCTATGATGATGCTTTCAATTTTTACTACCAGGACAATTTTGATCTCCTGGAGTCATATGGTATCAAGATTCTGAAATTTAGTCCTCTGCAAGACAAAGCCCTGCCCCCCAACATTCACGGCATAATTTTAGGTGGAGGCTACCCCGAAGTATTCCTGACAAGGCTTTCTGCAAACCAAGCTATGCTGCAAGAACTGCGGAATGCCTGCATCAGGGGTGTACCAATCTATGCAGAGTGTGGGGGTTATATGTACCTTACCGAGGGAGTTATCGATTTTTCCGGCGCATTTTACCCCCTGGCCGGTATCATACCCGGAAAAAGCCAAATGAATCAACGCCTCAGTATGCTGGGATACGCGGAAGGAACCTTAATGACAGATTGTCTTTTGGGGGAAAGGGGAACCAAATTAAAGGGCCATGAATTTCATTACAGCACCATGTTAGAAATCGATGATAAGGCCCGACCGCTCTACATTACTTACACCCGTAAAAAGGAACCTGTATACGCCGGTTATGCCGCAGGCAATGTATTTGCTTCTTATCTTCACCTGCATTTTGCGGGAAACAGAAGAGCCCTGCATCATTTAATCAAAGCCTGGCGGCTGTTTCAGGAAAAAGGCGCAGGAGTTGAGCAAACATAG
- the cbiB gene encoding adenosylcobinamide-phosphate synthase CbiB → MWYHPLCALVLDFIIGDPPKIPHPVIGMGHLIHSGEKLLYPQKPEHKMLTITRGAVLAGSMVIFIFVLSFMLLNWLRQLQPLLADLVEIWFIATTIASKGLAQAGRDIYILLKAGKILEARQKVGWIVGRDTDKLDEGEISRAAIETIAENTVDGVIAPLFYAFLGGAPLALTYRVINTMDSMLGYKNERYLYFGRAAARLDDAANLIPARLTGFFLLVVMLLSPRLNFSRALHSWKKEACLHPSPNSGIPEAVVAGGLGIRLGGLNYYGGMPHFRDHLGPGLLPIAPEHIQDTIKIMYRTSLLAAVVFTAIFYLIK, encoded by the coding sequence ATGTGGTACCATCCTTTATGCGCCCTGGTACTGGACTTTATCATCGGTGACCCGCCGAAGATTCCCCATCCGGTCATTGGCATGGGGCATCTCATTCATTCAGGGGAAAAGCTCTTGTATCCCCAAAAGCCCGAACATAAAATGCTGACCATAACCAGAGGCGCTGTCTTAGCCGGCAGTATGGTCATCTTTATCTTTGTCTTAAGTTTTATGCTGTTAAATTGGTTAAGGCAATTACAGCCTCTTTTGGCTGACCTGGTGGAAATCTGGTTCATTGCCACGACCATAGCCAGTAAAGGCTTAGCCCAGGCGGGCCGGGATATCTACATCCTTCTTAAGGCGGGAAAAATCCTAGAGGCCAGGCAAAAGGTGGGTTGGATTGTAGGCAGGGATACGGATAAGCTGGACGAAGGGGAGATCTCCCGGGCTGCCATTGAAACCATTGCCGAAAACACTGTAGACGGTGTAATTGCCCCTTTATTTTATGCTTTTCTCGGAGGGGCGCCCTTAGCCCTGACTTACCGTGTTATCAATACCATGGATTCCATGCTGGGATATAAAAACGAGCGTTATCTCTATTTCGGCCGGGCGGCGGCCCGTCTCGACGACGCAGCCAATTTAATCCCCGCACGCCTCACGGGATTCTTTCTCCTCGTGGTGATGTTGCTATCACCTAGACTCAACTTCTCCAGGGCTCTACACTCCTGGAAAAAGGAGGCCTGCTTGCACCCCAGTCCCAACAGCGGCATTCCTGAAGCAGTAGTAGCCGGCGGTTTAGGGATACGCCTGGGCGGCTTAAATTATTATGGCGGTATGCCCCACTTTAGGGACCACTTGGGTCCGGGTCTTCTCCCCATAGCGCCGGAACACATCCAGGACACCATCAAGATCATGTATAGGACTTCACTTTTAGCGGCAGTTGTTTTTACAGCGATTTTTTACCTGATAAAATAA